A genomic window from Caballeronia sp. SBC1 includes:
- the istB gene encoding IS21-like element helper ATPase IstB, which translates to MHPIPELTPLLKQLRLSGILDSLEARNREAIDRKLAFTEFLSLLIHDEVARRDNKKLSLRMRRANFRSQKTLEGFDFDRLPGLNRAAIHDLATCRFIDEKVAVLIAGPCGTGKSHLAQALGHAAARQGHDVLFSTQSQLLSSLRSAAAVGTYDRRFQYLAKLPLLIIDDFGLKPLRSPDDEDFHDLIAERYERTATILTSNLDFPEWGEAFPGNKMIGAATLDRLRHGAHKIVLDGESYRGLKPGVESPRTELAKGGKIKQP; encoded by the coding sequence ATGCATCCCATTCCTGAACTGACTCCACTGCTTAAACAACTGCGCTTGTCTGGCATCCTCGATTCGCTGGAAGCGCGCAACCGCGAGGCCATTGATCGCAAGCTCGCCTTCACCGAATTCCTCTCGCTGCTCATCCATGATGAAGTAGCCCGGCGCGATAACAAGAAACTCAGCTTGCGCATGCGACGCGCCAACTTCCGTAGCCAGAAGACACTCGAAGGCTTCGACTTCGATCGGCTGCCAGGTTTGAATCGAGCCGCCATCCACGATCTGGCCACGTGCCGATTCATCGACGAGAAAGTAGCCGTTCTGATCGCCGGCCCGTGTGGGACTGGCAAGAGTCATCTCGCACAAGCGCTGGGACATGCAGCTGCGCGGCAAGGACACGATGTCTTGTTCTCTACGCAAAGCCAATTGCTATCAAGTCTACGCAGCGCGGCGGCCGTGGGCACCTACGACCGCCGTTTCCAGTATCTCGCCAAGCTTCCACTTCTGATCATTGACGACTTCGGACTCAAGCCACTGCGTTCGCCGGACGATGAAGACTTCCACGACCTGATCGCCGAGCGTTATGAGCGCACGGCCACGATCTTAACTTCCAATTTGGACTTCCCGGAATGGGGTGAAGCATTCCCAGGTAACAAGATGATCGGCGCGGCAACCCTTGACCGCTTGCGTCATGGTGCCCACAAAATCGTCCTCGACGGCGAGAGCTATCGCGGACTAAAACCGGGCGTCGAGTCACCTAGAACCGAGCTTGCAAAAGGAGGCAAAATCAAGCAACCTTGA
- the istA gene encoding IS21 family transposase encodes MYQYRQILVRMRRGDSDRDIARSKTMGRKKIAQVREIAAKNGWLAREAALPDEHVMAAFLDRKEAPLPSSCVSTLEPWREQISKWRATGVQCTTIHATLVRNHGYSGSYSSVYRFLLHIDASHTPDVPLRLEFKPAEAAQVDFGAGPMMTDALTGEIHKTWFFVMTLAWSRHQYVEFVRDQTVATWLGCHRRAFEAFGGVPARVIIDNCKCAITRACYYEPEVQRAYGECAEGYGFKIDACPPRDPQKKGIVESGVKFVKRGFLPLREFRGLADANRQIHAWVMNEAGNRIHGTTREMPLKRFAEVERSLLSSLPDVPPELAVWAKGKVHRDAHVQFEQSFYSVPYRLVGQELWLKATDTMVTLYRGQESVAAHVRLTRPGGRRTVDDHLPSAAQAWQLQDTQWCLATAEQIGPACYALVHALFGDKVLIKMRSVQGVLRLKQKYGAIRLEAACSRANHYGTPHYTAVKTILQKGLDQLTLLNAFDALASTYTEGGRFCRNTQTILQ; translated from the coding sequence ATGTACCAATACCGACAGATCCTGGTGCGCATGCGCCGAGGCGACTCTGACCGGGATATCGCACGATCGAAGACCATGGGGCGCAAGAAGATTGCGCAGGTGCGGGAGATTGCCGCCAAGAACGGATGGTTGGCGCGTGAAGCGGCTTTACCCGACGAACACGTAATGGCCGCTTTCCTGGATCGCAAAGAGGCGCCGCTACCATCGAGTTGCGTCTCAACCTTGGAACCGTGGCGCGAGCAGATCAGCAAGTGGCGGGCAACCGGCGTTCAATGCACCACGATCCACGCCACGCTCGTTCGCAACCACGGATACAGCGGCAGCTATTCCTCGGTCTATCGTTTCCTTCTGCATATAGACGCCTCGCACACGCCCGACGTGCCGCTGCGCCTGGAGTTCAAGCCGGCCGAAGCCGCGCAAGTTGATTTCGGCGCCGGCCCGATGATGACCGACGCGCTCACCGGCGAGATCCATAAGACTTGGTTCTTCGTCATGACCCTGGCGTGGTCGCGCCACCAATATGTCGAGTTTGTTCGAGACCAAACCGTAGCGACCTGGCTGGGATGTCATCGGCGCGCCTTTGAGGCATTTGGGGGCGTGCCGGCCCGGGTCATCATCGACAACTGCAAATGTGCGATCACCCGGGCGTGTTATTACGAGCCCGAAGTGCAACGCGCGTATGGCGAGTGCGCAGAAGGATATGGTTTCAAGATCGATGCATGCCCGCCAAGGGATCCGCAAAAAAAGGGAATCGTGGAATCGGGCGTCAAATTTGTAAAGCGAGGCTTCTTGCCACTGCGGGAGTTCCGCGGTCTGGCTGACGCCAACCGCCAGATACACGCTTGGGTCATGAACGAGGCCGGCAACCGCATTCACGGGACCACCCGCGAGATGCCGCTCAAACGCTTCGCGGAAGTCGAACGAAGCCTGCTAAGCAGCTTGCCAGACGTCCCACCAGAGCTTGCGGTGTGGGCTAAGGGGAAGGTGCATCGCGACGCTCACGTTCAGTTCGAGCAGAGTTTTTACTCGGTCCCGTATCGACTGGTCGGCCAGGAGTTGTGGCTCAAGGCGACCGACACTATGGTGACACTCTATCGCGGGCAGGAATCGGTTGCCGCCCACGTGCGTCTTACCCGTCCGGGGGGCCGCCGCACCGTAGACGATCATCTGCCATCCGCTGCTCAAGCGTGGCAACTGCAGGACACTCAATGGTGTCTGGCAACTGCTGAGCAGATCGGGCCTGCCTGCTACGCCCTGGTTCATGCGCTCTTCGGCGACAAAGTCTTAATCAAGATGCGCTCGGTGCAAGGCGTGTTGCGGCTCAAACAGAAATACGGCGCGATTCGACTCGAAGCTGCTTGCTCGCGCGCCAACCATTACGGCACGCCGCATTACACGGCAGTTAAGACCATTCTGCAAAAGGGATTGGATCAGCTGACGCTGTTAAACGCCTTTGATGCGCTGGCGAGCACCTACACCGAAGGGGGCCGTTTCTGCCGCAATACACAAACCATTCTCCAATAA
- a CDS encoding CHAT domain-containing protein has protein sequence MIEKKARERALQGFDPAVLFGKGFNLGCADLVIGGSLREVVGRIIATLLMGAADKEGRQIFRGATILLPPAEATTVTEQSVFSALLTAAEELRGFPVDDEEKKVLERIVRVQHAPSLVVADLVRMVEEQGERRLIAVTEASRFRDSTVSLPVAFGATATRLPEDRWTPHVTSLCSQLVSAVQRMGSYALVHVREIPAQKSANRQLLLSVDECYVLELTYEGDMEAVLAIRSEVWTSMAVQGRLEEVVAELDGLDLSEGTKLHMLVQLVNRTGRKGDTLEVLRRLQPHLPSLPAEVAIQVAQFAVHAGDEDLAQELLPGGPDGIGDHMWLEEALEVATQLEDNDRIARFDARLEAFVPGSERLQENRDRRLLMNCQEAKSENEQRFTTAGFTANHLELQKRLSEIQPDYDAAIEVAQAWGQKWLELAVVCCAVHARSAGRFREAAYAASVITSSEVYGRQATQVLLYCIRSMMLRESVPKEAIDYYRGLFQSVFEFLGRHPSDDGIRSNLTSLLSVESCGDQGVPLIALTMLDLAERGVALEYAEAMPAEAKADLSNEEVKASIANAIHWMGEIGGGEPGVTVIPRELIIASPDDVVHAIGQLTQRASGQQGEDADLDFMEKLVFIACAMCPHTTQERDDDIRLMRLLASQFATAGQFQRARDFAEQILLMGQTSLLRQRLAWAAFADVYHRCRNHVTALVGMACALATDVAVPKADLWQEVYTIHRILRDLGLVELSRHFLPAMKKLLGDLGFDPVTDSRVVAADLGLQLMQAHKASLEGLQELLAKVAEATENALGDRNRLFPLAVLLGQAAARVEAAGGVVPSATRATLDTALLEVGRKDASTIKTMSAEKPSAADVLAMFNEVQPAAFAADVARDYAYIGLAARRLLGAGTQGVAVASELVFAIELLADQTVKRPSDAPVMTVDWATQYACEVNDAGCDVVFMALDDKGELVVINVADRIVRVIDQPRHDLAFRRRFDTWSAEFPRQYGTIDRRDGNNIFYLTMERLDIRLPRTRRLIVVAEPMLQKLTANLVVMQPDDGGFSFLAGTQSSIGAVPSLTWLATARAAQRSRKTGYKAWISARLDSELEDALKPDGRNGVEAQEPASAKTLDVALRRLSGSFDAFGFAVDTGQRLPRDMKDAGLAVVTAHGGLGSDGRYLHSIRDDEGLVEAPSALAGALEGVELVILFVCSGGRIDKNPWDNSTTSLPKQLLNGGSQAVIASPWPLNVLVTYNWLDPFMRAWEEGDTVLDATRKANDAVARHFGDVPQYSLAMRVYGNVLLTRAAQSLPSLGEA, from the coding sequence GTGATTGAAAAAAAAGCTCGAGAGCGTGCGTTGCAAGGCTTTGACCCAGCGGTGCTGTTCGGCAAAGGTTTCAATCTGGGCTGCGCTGACCTCGTTATAGGTGGCTCCTTGCGAGAGGTCGTTGGCCGCATCATTGCCACCCTACTCATGGGCGCAGCCGACAAAGAGGGGCGTCAAATATTCAGAGGCGCCACCATCCTGCTTCCGCCTGCGGAAGCGACGACTGTCACCGAGCAATCGGTGTTCTCTGCTTTACTGACAGCAGCCGAAGAACTGCGCGGCTTTCCTGTCGACGACGAAGAGAAGAAGGTACTAGAGCGCATTGTCCGGGTGCAGCACGCTCCCTCGCTCGTTGTCGCAGATTTGGTTCGCATGGTCGAGGAACAGGGCGAGCGCAGACTCATCGCGGTGACCGAAGCAAGCCGCTTTAGAGACTCCACGGTTAGCTTGCCGGTTGCGTTCGGGGCAACTGCCACGCGGCTTCCTGAGGACCGGTGGACACCACACGTGACCTCGCTGTGCAGTCAACTGGTCTCAGCTGTCCAACGTATGGGCAGTTATGCCCTCGTGCACGTGCGGGAAATTCCCGCGCAAAAGTCAGCAAATAGGCAACTGCTTCTCTCGGTAGACGAATGCTACGTCCTTGAGTTGACTTATGAAGGCGACATGGAGGCGGTCCTCGCCATCCGTAGCGAGGTCTGGACATCCATGGCAGTTCAAGGTCGGCTTGAAGAGGTGGTCGCGGAACTGGATGGATTAGACCTTTCCGAGGGGACCAAGCTGCATATGCTCGTCCAGCTTGTGAACCGAACGGGACGAAAAGGTGACACGCTGGAGGTTCTCAGGCGACTCCAGCCACACCTGCCGTCACTTCCGGCCGAAGTCGCCATCCAAGTCGCCCAATTCGCGGTGCATGCCGGCGACGAGGACTTGGCGCAAGAACTCTTGCCTGGCGGCCCTGATGGTATTGGCGACCACATGTGGCTCGAGGAGGCGCTGGAGGTTGCCACTCAGCTCGAAGACAACGACCGCATCGCGAGGTTCGATGCTCGTTTGGAAGCCTTTGTGCCGGGGTCCGAACGACTCCAGGAGAACCGTGATCGTCGTCTTCTAATGAACTGCCAAGAAGCCAAGTCTGAGAACGAGCAGCGCTTCACAACTGCGGGCTTCACTGCAAATCACCTAGAGTTGCAGAAACGACTGTCGGAAATCCAGCCAGACTACGACGCGGCCATCGAGGTAGCACAAGCTTGGGGGCAAAAATGGCTGGAGCTCGCGGTCGTTTGCTGTGCAGTACACGCCAGAAGCGCCGGCCGGTTCCGGGAGGCGGCCTACGCAGCCAGCGTCATAACTTCGTCAGAGGTCTATGGAAGACAAGCCACCCAAGTGCTGCTTTACTGTATTCGGTCGATGATGCTCAGGGAGTCGGTGCCAAAGGAAGCGATCGACTACTACCGGGGGCTCTTTCAGTCCGTATTCGAGTTCTTGGGTCGCCATCCGTCCGACGATGGCATCAGGTCGAACCTCACGTCTCTTTTGTCCGTCGAGTCCTGTGGAGATCAAGGCGTACCTCTCATTGCGTTGACCATGCTTGACTTAGCAGAACGCGGAGTTGCGCTGGAATACGCGGAGGCAATGCCAGCTGAGGCCAAAGCCGACTTGTCCAACGAGGAGGTGAAAGCTTCCATAGCCAACGCAATCCACTGGATGGGCGAGATCGGTGGTGGTGAGCCCGGGGTCACCGTCATTCCTCGAGAGTTGATCATCGCGTCCCCGGACGACGTTGTGCACGCAATCGGGCAGTTGACTCAACGAGCGAGTGGACAGCAGGGAGAGGACGCTGACCTAGACTTTATGGAGAAGCTTGTCTTTATCGCTTGCGCGATGTGTCCTCACACGACGCAGGAGCGCGACGACGATATTCGCTTGATGCGATTGCTTGCGTCGCAGTTTGCGACGGCAGGTCAGTTCCAGCGTGCACGGGATTTCGCAGAACAAATTTTGCTGATGGGGCAGACCTCGTTGCTTCGCCAACGGCTGGCGTGGGCTGCTTTTGCCGATGTCTATCACCGTTGCCGCAATCACGTCACTGCGCTTGTTGGCATGGCCTGTGCGCTCGCGACTGACGTCGCCGTCCCGAAGGCGGACCTGTGGCAAGAGGTGTACACCATCCACCGCATCCTGCGTGATCTTGGTCTCGTCGAGCTCTCTCGGCACTTCCTTCCCGCGATGAAGAAACTTCTCGGAGACCTTGGGTTTGACCCGGTCACCGACTCCCGTGTTGTTGCCGCCGACCTCGGATTGCAGCTCATGCAGGCTCACAAGGCCTCCCTGGAAGGACTGCAAGAGCTTCTCGCGAAAGTCGCCGAGGCAACTGAGAATGCGCTCGGCGATAGGAATCGCCTTTTTCCCCTTGCAGTGCTACTCGGCCAAGCTGCCGCCAGGGTCGAAGCTGCGGGCGGCGTGGTGCCGTCGGCCACACGGGCAACTCTTGATACTGCGCTTCTAGAAGTTGGGAGAAAGGACGCCAGCACAATCAAGACCATGTCTGCAGAGAAACCCTCCGCCGCCGACGTTCTGGCTATGTTTAACGAAGTGCAACCCGCGGCCTTTGCCGCGGATGTTGCTCGCGACTATGCGTACATCGGGCTGGCTGCGAGACGCCTCTTGGGCGCCGGTACTCAAGGCGTTGCTGTCGCTTCCGAGTTGGTGTTCGCGATCGAGTTGCTTGCAGACCAAACAGTAAAGCGCCCATCCGACGCCCCTGTGATGACGGTGGACTGGGCGACGCAGTACGCCTGTGAAGTAAATGACGCCGGCTGCGACGTTGTGTTCATGGCCTTGGACGACAAAGGCGAACTCGTAGTCATCAACGTCGCCGACCGCATAGTTCGCGTCATAGACCAGCCGCGCCACGACCTAGCGTTCCGGCGGCGCTTTGATACGTGGTCGGCTGAGTTTCCGAGGCAGTATGGAACGATCGACCGCCGCGACGGCAACAACATCTTCTACCTCACAATGGAAAGACTGGACATTCGTCTTCCACGAACTCGAAGGTTAATCGTTGTCGCGGAACCTATGCTTCAAAAATTGACGGCCAACCTAGTCGTCATGCAGCCTGACGATGGTGGCTTCAGCTTCCTCGCAGGAACGCAAAGTTCCATCGGTGCCGTGCCTTCGCTGACCTGGCTTGCCACGGCTCGAGCGGCGCAGCGTTCCCGGAAGACTGGATACAAGGCTTGGATTTCAGCGCGGCTGGACTCTGAGCTCGAAGATGCCCTTAAACCGGACGGCCGTAATGGCGTCGAGGCACAGGAGCCTGCCTCTGCAAAGACGCTCGACGTGGCACTACGCCGTCTCAGCGGAAGCTTTGATGCGTTCGGTTTCGCCGTAGACACCGGCCAACGGCTTCCACGTGACATGAAAGATGCAGGGCTCGCCGTGGTGACTGCGCACGGGGGGCTCGGCAGTGATGGACGTTACCTACATAGCATCCGTGATGACGAAGGGCTTGTGGAGGCACCTTCTGCACTGGCTGGCGCGCTAGAGGGAGTCGAGCTAGTCATTCTTTTTGTGTGCAGTGGTGGGCGCATTGACAAGAATCCGTGGGACAACTCAACCACAAGCCTGCCGAAACAACTTTTGAACGGAGGCAGCCAGGCGGTAATCGCGTCACCTTGGCCGCTCAACGTGCTGGTTACTTACAACTGGCTCGATCCGTTCATGAGAGCTTGGGAGGAGGGCGACACCGTTCTTGACGCTACGAGAAAAGCGAACGATGCTGTTGCCCGACACTTTGGAGACGTCCCTCAGTATTCCCTTGCAATGCGCGTGTACGGTAACGTCCTGTTGACCCGCGCGGCTCAGTCCTTGCCGTCACTTGGAGAAGCCTAA
- a CDS encoding helix-turn-helix transcriptional regulator, whose amino-acid sequence MGRDKLRISDVSRLTGLNRSTVSYLYKETATRLDVAAIDALCRLFQCQVGDLFEYVPDSDGSSA is encoded by the coding sequence ATGGGCCGCGACAAGCTCCGCATCTCCGATGTCTCGCGACTAACTGGGTTGAATCGCAGCACGGTGAGTTACCTGTACAAAGAGACTGCTACGCGCCTGGATGTGGCCGCGATTGATGCCTTGTGCCGACTGTTTCAATGTCAGGTCGGGGACCTGTTTGAATACGTACCCGATTCCGACGGGAGTTCCGCATGA
- the pglW gene encoding BREX system serine/threonine kinase PglW — MTLSASRWHVIAESNFSWEREALEWLRANLPDRDSWHVWTNFEFIDDEGKVSEVDALVLSPAGLFLVEIKSRPGVLRGDTHSWTWTTDGRSSTYDNPLILANRKAKRLASLLRRQPAIVKAKIRLPFVEPAIFLSSSSLACQLEGLARSATFQQGRPGALDDPGIVGALSNGITTKPTTPVDATQARAIARGLAEAGIRPSNKHRQVGDYRLIRLIAEGEGFQDWEAGHVSINTVHRRVRIYTVATASSPEIRAGRLRQARREFEVLEGIDHLGILRVKDYKETELGPALIFDHDPKAVRLDHLLREKGKSLTVTQRLQLVRDIAETLKYAHANRLYHRALGPQSILVHGADSGAMHLRLMNWQTASRNIGSSAAPENIHHTTGTRHVEDYVEDPGLIYLAPETTRADPAQGASLDVFSLGCIAFYIFTGHPPAESALDLSEKLRVRHSLRLSDTMDGCGARQQDLIQFATSPDLLTRYDTIQGFLDDLDLVEDELTTPDPEVTVDASIASTGDRLDGGFTVVKRMGRGSSSDALLVRRDGTDDEAVLKVACDVAHNDRLVAEGEVLGRLHHQNIVAHRETLTVAGRTALLLKSAGARTLAEKLKDEGRLSLDMLQRFGEELIEAVSHLESEGVAHRDIKPENIGISENRSGKLQLVLFDFSLCRTPADNITAGTHPYVDPFLSLRRPPRWDLYAERFALAVTLYEMAVGQLPVWGDGQTSPVMLDVEVTIERDVFDPVTREGFASFFERALKRDFRERFDNAEDMLRAWRAIFSERQTVHPSEAASASVLAAIALTATPQTTMAELGYSLEAQDVLERMGVHNSRGLLAVDRIRFRYLRGVGDRIRKEIQLTAKELARLRPDLTQGRTAAYDADEEVQDAVSVNELAAQLMPRRPAGDDRPEEAALAHYLGLDDAVRAGAWPSLGDAAQAGEVDRGTLTATLIKARERWLKNPAFTELRHQIEALARGQGNVMSAQEAALALLALRGCASQDDAERLRQATAVLRGAVEAEAHLDRPRFEAFDHQPSMLIATAAAWADYARQLGTAADACALADPLLPPARVLEMLEGVTLPAAEQLGGTVATPLTPTRLLRLAASTSRKAAVSSRQEIYARGMAPIQALRQSLGALVGAPELRVKDVQDRVRGRYPEASPLPNRPGLDRLLEEAGAPLTWDTTAADGGGAYRLATLGRGQTAGTTTQFSRHTTSLTTHVMGDGDAALAFAVEERLVRSLDQGGMLALTVDPRIARHAEGELLHRFGNVAKSSIDVKRVNFDALLLASLREQAQAARVDWSVVLEADAADRSSRHWINLQRLVQRAMPAVRAALLNSPSPILLVCVGLLARYELMNIITELEEHAGRPGHTPSAWVLLPSSHEGLPVIDGTAVPLVNNINNSRALALPKAWIENKHRAKTGNRASLSAAGKIPQ; from the coding sequence ATGACGCTCAGCGCATCTCGATGGCACGTCATTGCCGAATCCAACTTCTCTTGGGAACGCGAAGCTCTTGAATGGCTGCGGGCCAACCTACCTGACCGCGATTCGTGGCACGTCTGGACGAACTTCGAGTTCATTGACGACGAGGGCAAGGTAAGCGAGGTCGACGCGCTGGTCCTGTCGCCTGCGGGACTGTTCCTGGTGGAGATCAAGAGCCGGCCCGGGGTGCTCCGCGGTGACACTCATAGCTGGACGTGGACCACGGACGGACGGTCGTCCACTTACGACAATCCACTGATCCTCGCCAACCGCAAAGCGAAGCGCCTGGCCAGCTTGCTGCGTCGCCAGCCGGCCATCGTTAAGGCGAAGATCCGGTTGCCCTTTGTGGAGCCCGCCATTTTCCTGTCATCCAGCAGCCTGGCATGCCAGCTAGAGGGCTTGGCCAGGAGCGCCACGTTCCAACAAGGCCGGCCGGGAGCACTGGACGATCCCGGCATTGTCGGCGCATTGAGCAACGGCATCACCACGAAGCCGACCACGCCAGTCGACGCCACGCAGGCCCGCGCCATTGCCAGAGGCCTGGCTGAGGCAGGCATTCGCCCGTCCAACAAGCATCGCCAGGTCGGTGACTACAGGCTGATCAGACTCATCGCCGAAGGAGAAGGCTTCCAGGACTGGGAGGCCGGCCACGTCAGCATCAACACCGTGCACAGGCGTGTGCGCATTTACACGGTTGCCACAGCTTCCAGCCCGGAAATTCGTGCGGGCCGACTGCGTCAGGCTCGCCGGGAGTTTGAAGTCCTGGAGGGCATCGATCACCTAGGCATCCTGCGCGTCAAGGACTACAAGGAAACTGAACTTGGCCCGGCGTTGATTTTCGATCACGATCCGAAGGCGGTTCGGCTGGACCACCTGCTTCGTGAAAAGGGCAAATCACTCACCGTCACACAGCGGTTGCAGTTAGTTCGTGACATCGCCGAAACGCTGAAGTATGCCCACGCCAATCGTCTCTACCACCGTGCTTTGGGTCCGCAAAGCATTCTCGTGCACGGCGCGGACAGCGGTGCCATGCACCTGCGCCTCATGAATTGGCAGACTGCCTCGCGCAACATTGGCAGTTCTGCTGCGCCCGAGAACATTCACCACACAACTGGGACACGCCACGTTGAGGATTACGTCGAAGATCCAGGACTCATTTACCTAGCGCCTGAAACCACGCGGGCTGACCCTGCACAAGGCGCTAGCCTCGACGTGTTCTCGCTCGGCTGCATAGCCTTCTACATCTTCACCGGGCACCCTCCGGCGGAGTCAGCGCTGGATCTGTCAGAGAAGCTTCGCGTTCGTCATAGCTTGAGGCTTTCGGACACGATGGACGGTTGCGGCGCCAGGCAGCAGGACCTGATTCAGTTCGCCACCTCGCCTGATCTGCTGACGCGTTATGACACAATTCAAGGTTTCCTCGACGACCTCGACCTGGTCGAAGATGAACTGACCACGCCGGACCCGGAAGTCACCGTGGATGCGAGCATCGCCAGCACAGGCGACCGGCTCGATGGTGGGTTCACCGTTGTCAAACGCATGGGGCGTGGCTCCTCAAGCGATGCCTTGCTGGTGCGCCGCGACGGCACCGATGACGAGGCGGTCCTCAAGGTGGCTTGCGATGTCGCTCACAACGATCGCTTGGTTGCTGAGGGCGAAGTGCTTGGCCGCCTGCACCACCAGAATATCGTGGCTCACCGCGAGACACTCACGGTCGCCGGGCGGACCGCGCTGCTACTCAAAAGCGCAGGCGCCAGGACCTTGGCGGAGAAACTCAAAGACGAGGGGCGTCTGTCGCTCGACATGCTGCAACGCTTCGGCGAAGAATTAATCGAGGCCGTCAGCCATCTTGAATCCGAAGGTGTAGCGCACCGCGACATCAAACCCGAGAACATCGGCATCTCCGAGAACCGTAGCGGAAAGTTGCAGTTGGTCCTATTCGACTTTTCGCTGTGCCGCACGCCGGCCGACAACATTACGGCCGGCACCCATCCCTACGTCGACCCTTTCCTGTCGCTGCGCCGGCCGCCGCGTTGGGACCTCTACGCCGAGCGCTTCGCCCTTGCAGTCACGCTTTACGAGATGGCTGTCGGCCAGCTGCCGGTGTGGGGCGATGGCCAAACGTCGCCGGTTATGCTTGACGTGGAGGTCACGATCGAGAGAGATGTCTTCGACCCCGTCACGCGCGAAGGTTTTGCCAGTTTCTTCGAGAGGGCTCTCAAGCGCGACTTCCGCGAGCGTTTCGATAATGCCGAGGACATGCTCCGCGCATGGCGCGCTATCTTTTCGGAGCGGCAGACAGTCCACCCTAGCGAAGCAGCGTCCGCCAGCGTCCTGGCAGCGATTGCCCTGACAGCCACCCCGCAGACTACGATGGCAGAGTTGGGCTACAGCTTGGAGGCCCAAGATGTACTTGAGCGTATGGGCGTGCACAACTCTCGCGGGCTGTTGGCCGTGGACCGCATCCGCTTTCGATACCTCAGGGGCGTCGGCGACAGGATCCGCAAGGAAATTCAGCTGACGGCCAAAGAACTGGCGCGCCTGCGGCCCGACCTCACCCAAGGCCGAACCGCCGCGTACGACGCCGACGAAGAGGTCCAGGATGCGGTCAGCGTCAACGAACTGGCGGCCCAACTGATGCCCCGTCGCCCGGCGGGCGATGACCGGCCTGAAGAAGCGGCCTTGGCGCACTATCTGGGCCTGGACGATGCGGTGAGAGCCGGTGCCTGGCCAAGCCTTGGTGACGCCGCACAGGCCGGCGAAGTGGATCGCGGCACGCTGACGGCGACCCTGATCAAGGCCCGGGAACGGTGGCTCAAGAACCCGGCCTTCACGGAGCTGCGTCACCAGATTGAAGCGCTTGCGCGCGGCCAAGGCAATGTGATGAGTGCGCAAGAAGCCGCGCTTGCTCTGCTAGCTTTGCGCGGCTGCGCTTCACAGGATGACGCTGAGCGACTGCGTCAAGCCACCGCTGTCCTTCGTGGCGCGGTGGAAGCAGAGGCTCACCTCGATCGCCCTCGCTTCGAGGCGTTCGACCATCAACCGTCCATGCTGATCGCCACCGCCGCAGCGTGGGCCGACTACGCGCGTCAGTTGGGCACTGCAGCAGACGCCTGCGCACTGGCGGACCCTTTGTTGCCGCCCGCTCGTGTGCTTGAGATGCTGGAAGGCGTGACCCTGCCAGCAGCCGAACAGCTCGGCGGTACCGTTGCCACGCCGCTGACACCCACCCGCCTGCTGCGATTGGCCGCCTCGACGTCCCGTAAGGCCGCTGTCTCTAGCCGGCAAGAGATTTACGCTCGTGGCATGGCGCCTATCCAAGCACTGCGCCAGTCTCTGGGTGCCTTGGTGGGCGCTCCTGAGCTTCGTGTAAAGGACGTCCAGGATCGCGTCCGTGGCCGATACCCCGAGGCATCCCCATTGCCTAATCGTCCCGGTCTTGATCGGCTGCTGGAAGAGGCAGGCGCGCCCTTAACCTGGGATACCACCGCGGCAGATGGAGGTGGCGCATACAGGCTGGCCACCTTGGGGCGTGGGCAGACGGCAGGCACCACTACTCAGTTTTCTCGCCACACCACCTCGCTGACAACCCATGTAATGGGGGATGGCGATGCGGCCCTTGCCTTTGCCGTTGAGGAGCGCCTCGTGCGTTCACTGGACCAAGGCGGCATGCTGGCGCTGACGGTAGATCCGCGCATCGCGCGTCACGCGGAGGGCGAGTTACTGCATCGCTTCGGCAATGTTGCCAAATCTTCCATTGACGTGAAGCGCGTTAACTTCGACGCGCTCCTGCTCGCGTCCTTGCGTGAACAGGCTCAGGCCGCACGGGTGGACTGGAGCGTTGTTCTCGAAGCCGATGCCGCTGACCGCAGTAGCCGTCATTGGATTAACCTGCAACGCCTGGTGCAGCGTGCAATGCCGGCGGTAAGAGCCGCGTTGCTGAACAGCCCCTCGCCCATCCTGCTGGTGTGCGTCGGGCTCCTGGCCCGCTATGAGTTGATGAACATCATCACCGAGCTGGAAGAGCACGCCGGCCGGCCGGGTCACACGCCCAGCGCATGGGTGCTGCTGCCCTCCAGCCACGAGGGACTGCCTGTCATCGACGGCACGGCCGTGCCCCTAGTCAACAACATCAACAATTCCCGCGCCCTGGCATTGCCGAAAGCTTGGATCGAAAACAAACACCGGGCCAAGACGGGCAATCGTGCCAGCTTGTCCGCAGCTGGAAAAATTCCACAGTGA